One Paenibacillus riograndensis SBR5 DNA segment encodes these proteins:
- a CDS encoding ABC transporter ATP-binding protein: MKAHLSIQKLTKRYKTGDGVTDISLDVKKGEMITLLGPSGCGKTTVLRSVGGFLDPDSGDIMIEGKSVLSAPPEKRPTSMVFQGYNLWPHMTVYENLAFGLKIRKIRKAERDKAISEVLELVRLPGSEKKYPGQLSGGQQQRIAVARSLLLKPAVLLLDEPFSALDAKLRHEMREELREIQAELGLTMVFVTHDQEEALSISDRIVVMNHGQIEQIATPQEIYDEPKSLYVAQFIGKMNFMKGVITEEGIQVGSLRFPNAAGLTGEVTVAVRPEDIVLESSAGSGLHGIIKQIMVLGHYAEVSADIRNHGVIRAFMARDKVKELQQGQEISVQFSKILAYPQV; the protein is encoded by the coding sequence ATGAAGGCTCATTTATCGATACAGAAGCTGACGAAACGGTACAAAACCGGCGACGGTGTCACCGATATTTCACTGGATGTGAAGAAAGGGGAGATGATCACCCTGCTTGGCCCTTCCGGCTGCGGTAAAACGACGGTGCTCCGCAGCGTCGGCGGATTCCTGGACCCGGACTCCGGCGACATCATGATCGAGGGAAAAAGCGTCTTGAGCGCGCCCCCGGAGAAGCGGCCGACATCCATGGTGTTTCAGGGCTATAATTTATGGCCGCATATGACGGTTTATGAGAATTTGGCCTTTGGCCTCAAGATCAGGAAAATCCGGAAGGCCGAACGCGATAAAGCAATTTCAGAGGTGCTTGAGCTGGTCCGGCTGCCCGGCTCGGAGAAAAAATATCCCGGGCAGCTGTCAGGCGGACAGCAGCAGCGTATTGCGGTGGCGAGATCGCTGCTGCTGAAGCCGGCGGTCCTGCTGCTCGATGAGCCCTTCTCCGCCCTGGATGCCAAGCTGCGCCACGAGATGCGTGAGGAGCTCCGGGAAATTCAGGCTGAGCTTGGACTGACGATGGTGTTTGTCACCCATGACCAGGAAGAGGCATTGTCCATTTCCGACCGAATCGTAGTCATGAACCATGGACAGATCGAGCAAATTGCAACACCGCAGGAAATTTATGATGAGCCGAAATCCTTATACGTCGCTCAATTTATCGGGAAAATGAATTTTATGAAGGGGGTGATCACTGAAGAGGGCATTCAAGTAGGTTCGCTTCGCTTTCCCAATGCCGCAGGCCTTACAGGTGAAGTCACTGTAGCGGTTCGGCCCGAGGATATTGTATTGGAGAGTTCAGCAGGAAGCGGGCTTCATGGAATCATTAAACAAATTATGGTGCTTGGGCATTATGCCGAGGTTTCTGCCGACATCCGGAATCATGGCGTGATCCGGGCCTTCATGGCCCGTGACAAGGTTAAGGAACTGCAGCAGGGTCAAGAGATTTCCGTCCAGTTCTCAAAAATTTTAGCGTACCCGCAAGTGTAA
- a CDS encoding extracellular solute-binding protein has translation MLNKKKALSLTAGLVLAGAVLAGCGSDKKAESAADGGGNSTSAPAASSTEFTFYYTGSQNVDDLWKTLIPMFEAKNPDIKVNPVYVASGTAAQPTYDKIMAAKQAGKGSGGVDLYESSIDDVTKGKNDDLWDSLSTGSIANLNNVDQQTMKDVSNLAVPYRSSAVVLAYNSDKVTAPPQTLDELYDWIRANPEKFAYNDPSTGGSGSSFVITSIYKFLPEEAIHNSDPSIESQWTQGFDLLKDLGKYVYGKGIYPKKNQGTLDLLASGEVDMIPAWSDMVLDQIAKGQLPASTKMQQVTPGFNGGPTYLMVPKLSDKKDAVYKFLDFTLSPEAQAEVVNKMQGFPGIKLSNMPQDIQDSFKGVSEGYRTFSLGDLGKDINQRWQSEVAAQ, from the coding sequence ATGTTGAATAAGAAAAAGGCTCTATCCCTGACGGCAGGTCTGGTTCTGGCGGGTGCTGTGCTGGCTGGCTGCGGCTCTGATAAAAAGGCCGAATCCGCTGCGGACGGGGGCGGAAATTCCACTTCAGCTCCAGCCGCTTCATCGACAGAATTCACTTTTTATTATACTGGTTCGCAAAATGTGGATGATTTATGGAAAACGCTGATTCCGATGTTTGAAGCGAAGAACCCGGATATTAAGGTTAACCCGGTCTACGTTGCTTCCGGTACAGCTGCTCAGCCTACCTATGATAAAATCATGGCTGCCAAGCAGGCGGGCAAGGGCTCGGGCGGTGTTGATCTCTATGAAAGTTCAATTGATGACGTTACTAAAGGCAAAAATGATGATCTGTGGGATTCGCTCAGCACCGGTTCGATTGCTAACTTGAATAACGTTGACCAGCAAACCATGAAAGACGTATCCAACCTGGCCGTTCCTTACCGTTCGTCTGCGGTAGTTCTCGCTTATAACAGCGATAAAGTTACTGCGCCTCCGCAAACACTGGACGAGCTTTACGACTGGATTCGTGCCAATCCGGAGAAGTTCGCCTACAATGATCCGTCTACCGGCGGTTCAGGCAGCTCGTTTGTGATTACGTCCATCTACAAATTTTTGCCGGAAGAGGCCATCCACAACTCCGATCCAAGCATTGAGAGCCAGTGGACGCAAGGCTTTGATCTGCTGAAGGATCTTGGTAAATATGTATACGGAAAAGGAATTTATCCGAAGAAAAACCAGGGAACCCTCGACCTGCTCGCCAGCGGCGAAGTTGACATGATTCCAGCCTGGTCGGATATGGTTCTGGATCAGATCGCCAAGGGGCAGCTGCCGGCTTCCACCAAAATGCAGCAGGTGACGCCAGGCTTTAATGGCGGCCCTACTTATCTGATGGTGCCTAAGCTTTCTGACAAGAAAGACGCGGTGTACAAATTCCTCGATTTCACGCTATCGCCTGAAGCGCAGGCAGAGGTTGTGAATAAAATGCAGGGCTTCCCGGGCATTAAGCTGTCCAATATGCCGCAAGACATCCAGGACTCCTTCAAAGGCGTGTCCGAAGGCTACCGGACATTCAGCCTTGGGGATCTGGGCAAGGATATCAATCAAAGATGGCAAAGTGAAGTTGCTGCCCAATGA
- a CDS encoding ABC transporter permease encodes MSRQAKRGLLGISLVLPSFLILVFIVVLPIIGSLKESLTNDGGGYDLSNYKFLFTDKLMRSNIIFTLEITVISSLLVLAISYVLAVYMRFNNGFAVRWIRRMYMIPIFIPTVIATYGLMQLLGNHGWAARILYHLGQDSFPRIIYDMKGIIIANLWFNIPFTTMLLGSALSSVPDSVIESAKDVGAGRLRIFWRLILPLTYKTLLVAVTFVFMGVIGSFTAPYLVGPNAPQMLGVSMEQVFGVFQDRQLAAALAFFTFLLCSFIGYFYVLSMIKEEGVRRS; translated from the coding sequence ATGAGCAGACAAGCAAAAAGGGGGCTGCTGGGGATTTCCCTGGTGCTCCCTTCCTTTCTAATTCTGGTGTTTATCGTCGTCCTGCCTATTATAGGCTCTTTGAAGGAAAGCCTCACGAATGATGGGGGCGGCTACGACCTGTCCAATTATAAATTTTTGTTTACGGACAAGCTGATGCGCTCCAACATCATCTTTACTCTTGAGATCACCGTGATTTCTTCCCTGCTTGTACTGGCTATCAGTTATGTTCTTGCGGTCTATATGCGTTTCAATAACGGCTTTGCTGTGCGCTGGATCCGCCGGATGTACATGATTCCGATCTTTATTCCTACCGTGATTGCTACTTACGGCCTGATGCAGCTGCTCGGCAATCATGGCTGGGCGGCGCGGATTTTGTATCATCTGGGGCAGGACAGCTTTCCACGGATTATTTACGACATGAAGGGAATCATTATTGCAAATTTATGGTTCAATATTCCGTTTACTACGATGCTGCTGGGCTCCGCGTTATCGTCCGTGCCGGATTCCGTTATTGAAAGCGCCAAGGATGTAGGCGCAGGACGGCTCCGGATTTTCTGGAGATTAATTCTTCCATTGACCTATAAGACACTGCTGGTGGCGGTCACCTTCGTGTTTATGGGTGTGATCGGTTCCTTTACAGCGCCTTATCTGGTGGGTCCCAATGCTCCGCAAATGCTCGGCGTGTCTATGGAGCAGGTCTTCGGTGTTTTCCAGGACCGTCAGCTTGCTGCAGCCTTGGCCTTCTTCACCTTCCTGTTATGCTCGTTTATCGGATACTTCTATGTGCTTTCCATGATTAAAGAGGAAGGGGTGCGGCGGTCATGA
- a CDS encoding CehA/McbA family metallohydrolase: MTWIACELHTHTFHSDGRQSLDELALGAKALGFDCIALTDHNTMAGLAHKEQIERETGLLIIPGMEWTTFFGHMVTIGIEDYQDWRKVGPGDIHAGLARVHEQGGLAGMAHPFRPGSPMCTGCFWEFEIRDWNEIDYIEVWSTTFAPVKKNNIRAYRLWTDKLNEGFRLAATSGRDWHFQERTDAPLSVTYLRIQEGEAPFTERAIAALSSGRASVTLGPRLDLQVNVNGEVYQIGDAVSSSDERERLASVKVLADFTSRHEHWHLPEQSYTVSLKSNLGVLSEQAAMPEQFPLHAEISVQGLLWMRAELWGVIQGVRTLIAFTNAIYFD, encoded by the coding sequence ATGACATGGATAGCCTGTGAGCTTCATACGCATACGTTCCACAGTGATGGCAGGCAGTCTTTGGACGAGCTGGCTTTGGGGGCCAAAGCGCTTGGGTTTGACTGTATTGCCCTGACCGACCACAATACGATGGCAGGATTGGCGCACAAGGAACAGATTGAACGTGAAACCGGACTGTTGATTATCCCGGGTATGGAATGGACCACTTTCTTCGGTCACATGGTTACAATCGGGATCGAGGATTACCAGGATTGGCGGAAGGTGGGGCCGGGAGATATCCATGCCGGACTGGCCCGGGTTCATGAGCAGGGCGGCCTTGCCGGCATGGCTCATCCTTTCCGTCCGGGCAGTCCGATGTGTACAGGCTGTTTCTGGGAGTTTGAAATCCGCGACTGGAACGAGATCGATTATATCGAGGTCTGGTCCACGACCTTTGCCCCGGTGAAGAAAAACAACATCCGTGCATACCGGCTGTGGACGGACAAATTGAACGAAGGTTTCCGGCTTGCCGCTACTTCGGGAAGGGACTGGCATTTCCAGGAGCGGACGGATGCCCCCTTATCCGTGACCTACTTGCGGATTCAAGAGGGGGAAGCGCCTTTTACTGAACGGGCGATAGCAGCTTTGTCTTCCGGCCGGGCTTCCGTCACCTTGGGACCCAGGCTTGATCTGCAAGTGAATGTGAACGGGGAAGTGTATCAAATCGGTGATGCAGTAAGTAGCTCCGACGAAAGAGAACGGCTGGCGTCTGTTAAAGTTCTGGCGGATTTCACCTCCCGCCATGAGCATTGGCATTTGCCGGAGCAGTCATATACGGTCAGTCTGAAGAGCAATTTAGGCGTATTGTCCGAGCAGGCCGCGATGCCGGAGCAGTTTCCGCTTCATGCTGAAATCTCCGTTCAAGGCTTGCTGTGGATGCGCGCCGAGCTGTGGGGTGTTATTCAGGGTGTGAGAACGCTGATTGCGTTTACGAATGCCATATATTTCGATTGA
- a CDS encoding glycerophosphodiester phosphodiesterase, translated as MEAEERKPFPFITAHTGCMETLDNTLDAVRMGIELGADIVEDDVRVTKDGIAVMAHDDIWTTAAGRSISISETNFTELKNVEVAVDYAGKQGSMTFSTLEEMLRLIKPTGTIANLDLKVDEAVDAAAELVHSLDMLEQVFLSGCEKERALLAQRRQPQLRKLLNADIRLFRTLPYEFAVEQTCREALEASCFGINIYHEVVTPWFMERARASGLPVYVWTVNETQLMEHYADLGVASITARNVQALADLKQARANEA; from the coding sequence ATGGAGGCAGAAGAAAGGAAACCCTTCCCGTTCATAACAGCCCATACCGGCTGCATGGAGACGCTGGACAATACCCTGGACGCTGTGCGGATGGGGATTGAGCTTGGAGCGGATATCGTTGAGGACGATGTGCGGGTGACGAAAGACGGAATTGCCGTAATGGCTCATGATGATATCTGGACCACGGCAGCGGGGCGGAGCATCAGCATCTCAGAGACGAATTTTACCGAGCTGAAAAATGTGGAGGTCGCAGTAGATTATGCCGGCAAGCAGGGCAGCATGACCTTCAGCACGCTGGAAGAGATGCTGCGGCTAATCAAGCCGACCGGAACCATCGCCAATCTCGATCTGAAAGTGGATGAAGCCGTGGACGCTGCCGCAGAACTGGTCCATAGCTTAGACATGCTGGAACAGGTCTTTCTGTCAGGCTGCGAAAAGGAGCGTGCCCTGTTGGCACAGCGCAGACAGCCTCAGCTCAGAAAGCTGCTTAATGCAGACATCCGGCTCTTCAGAACCTTGCCTTATGAGTTTGCGGTGGAACAGACCTGCCGGGAGGCACTGGAGGCTTCCTGTTTTGGAATCAACATTTATCATGAAGTTGTGACTCCCTGGTTTATGGAGCGCGCCCGTGCTTCCGGGCTGCCCGTGTATGTCTGGACCGTGAACGAAACGCAGCTTATGGAGCATTACGCCGATCTTGGCGTTGCCTCCATTACGGCCCGGAATGTGCAGGCATTGGCGGACTTGAAGCAGGCGAGAGCCAATGAAGCATGA
- a CDS encoding VOC family protein — protein sequence MTLQLNPFILLDGHAQQAIEFYQEVLGAKLLFKQTAGEGPQNPDAPMSEEAKARIAHSVLRVGETDFFVADLEEGLVLHPGNGINICITADNTAEAEQLYHSLQKGGHVEIELGPTYFSPAYGMVTDKFGVAFQVFTKRGR from the coding sequence ATGACATTACAGCTGAACCCTTTTATACTGCTCGACGGCCATGCACAGCAGGCGATTGAATTTTATCAGGAGGTGCTGGGGGCTAAGCTGCTCTTCAAGCAAACCGCCGGAGAAGGGCCGCAGAATCCCGATGCACCGATGTCAGAGGAAGCCAAGGCACGCATTGCCCATTCTGTGCTGCGTGTGGGGGAAACAGATTTTTTTGTGGCTGATCTGGAGGAGGGACTGGTGCTGCATCCGGGCAACGGCATCAACATCTGCATCACGGCTGACAATACCGCAGAGGCTGAGCAGCTGTACCACTCTTTACAAAAAGGCGGCCACGTCGAGATCGAGCTGGGTCCCACATACTTCAGCCCCGCTTACGGCATGGTCACCGACAAGTTCGGGGTAGCCTTTCAAGTGTTCACGAAGCGGGGAAGATAA
- a CDS encoding helix-turn-helix transcriptional regulator, with protein sequence MSKSKRLLDLMMTVNRKRKFTVKELAGEFGVSPRTILRDLQELGELGVPLYSEVGPHGGYQVLNERILPPIAFTEEEAVAIFFASHALRHYKYLPFKEESVAALQKFYHYMSGDVRDRIDEMKHRIDFVTPARQAEFPYLAILLEAATGQKVLQIDYETKGKRMDRAIQPIGIYASNGLWYCPAYCFLRGGIRVFRCDRIHTADYAVSGPAPLDLRHVLLGNKESCSNLEQAGNTGLQQEPGLEISKQRERATSKKNERTRLYIGLTDEGVQACEAELWSSSLLHIREDGTGWLEGDIPHKDLPFFARFVIGLCNEAAVKEPQELVRAVKELLAGMLAKYK encoded by the coding sequence ATGTCAAAATCCAAACGGCTGCTGGATCTGATGATGACCGTCAACCGCAAGCGAAAATTCACTGTAAAAGAGCTGGCAGGGGAGTTCGGCGTGTCCCCGCGGACCATCCTCAGGGATTTGCAGGAGCTTGGGGAGCTGGGGGTTCCGCTATATTCCGAAGTGGGGCCGCATGGCGGCTACCAGGTGTTGAACGAAAGAATCCTCCCGCCGATTGCGTTTACGGAGGAGGAAGCGGTGGCGATCTTTTTTGCCAGCCATGCCCTGCGCCACTACAAGTACCTGCCCTTCAAGGAAGAGTCTGTAGCCGCATTGCAGAAGTTTTATCATTATATGTCCGGGGATGTCCGCGACCGTATTGACGAGATGAAACACAGGATTGATTTCGTGACCCCCGCCAGACAGGCGGAGTTTCCATATCTCGCTATTCTGCTGGAAGCCGCCACAGGACAGAAGGTGCTGCAGATTGATTATGAAACGAAAGGCAAACGTATGGACCGGGCCATCCAGCCGATCGGTATTTATGCCAGCAATGGGCTGTGGTATTGCCCGGCCTATTGTTTCCTGCGGGGCGGCATCCGCGTGTTCCGCTGTGACCGGATTCATACCGCTGATTATGCGGTGTCCGGGCCTGCGCCGCTGGATTTGCGGCATGTGCTTCTAGGCAATAAGGAGTCATGCAGCAATCTGGAACAGGCAGGGAACACGGGTCTGCAACAAGAACCCGGACTGGAGATAAGTAAGCAGCGGGAACGGGCGACCAGCAAGAAGAATGAGCGGACGAGGCTTTACATTGGGCTGACAGATGAAGGTGTTCAGGCTTGTGAGGCTGAGCTGTGGTCGTCATCCTTGCTGCATATCCGTGAAGACGGCACCGGCTGGCTGGAAGGAGATATCCCGCACAAAGACCTGCCATTCTTCGCACGGTTCGTAATTGGCCTCTGCAATGAGGCTGCGGTGAAGGAGCCGCAGGAGCTGGTCCGGGCGGTGAAGGAGCTGCTTGCCGGGATGCTGGCGAAATATAAGTAG
- a CDS encoding sensor histidine kinase — protein MNWKKKLNSVFSGWKLLLFVLISLLSLCLVALQGYLLSKQSTQTIETQVNQMISDNMDSLSVNITNDLSYMDDFARTLSNNADLINTFKLDPAERKVMTEEWMKAFSEYYRLRLPLNIQVLLNPDELYAYPSLNVWEEHEIRTIVSSFPWFDQRVSLDNDYLHWNVTADFHTNSSSGASSNALYVSKNIIRDNRSLGLLVIEMNGSLIERLLNRAQIHAQNAVFIVSGEGQLLFRNENMLKPLQEDAELFSTATQILKRGDDHGTQNISWAGSPYYLIYKQISSTPWTMFSLIPMYSFHSDSMNIWHTTAITTAISVVLIAAFFCVLYLKVTLPIAQLSRIVRKAGQGQTPETYAYKGFKEIETLNRGIFRFFEQIQEQFQTIKRGENEKRKLELHRLQEQMRPHFWHNSLNSLRFLAVLNGDNQMAEAILSLTRMLDYTLRNTDVLYSTLEEEKDYAMSFVRFQEIRSMQQIRVNLELDERAMQAQIPKFTLQLILENSIMHGFAAPFDKEPWIRVVAETEDELLILRITDNGNGMDQATLQRLFQPERKQHRARRSSGLSLINLQQRFRLEYGSGFGIRVASEHGQFTEVTMTLPLMTTDNEQERGPI, from the coding sequence TTGAACTGGAAGAAAAAACTCAACTCGGTGTTTTCCGGCTGGAAGCTGCTGCTGTTTGTATTGATATCGCTGCTAAGCCTGTGCCTCGTTGCCCTTCAAGGCTACCTGCTCAGCAAGCAGTCGACGCAAACGATCGAAACGCAAGTAAATCAAATGATTAGCGATAATATGGATTCGCTGTCGGTGAACATCACGAATGATCTTAGCTATATGGACGATTTTGCCCGCACCTTGTCCAATAATGCTGATTTGATCAACACCTTCAAGCTGGACCCGGCGGAACGAAAGGTAATGACGGAGGAGTGGATGAAAGCTTTCTCCGAGTATTACCGGCTGCGGCTGCCGCTGAATATTCAGGTGCTGCTTAATCCGGACGAGCTATATGCCTACCCCTCCTTGAATGTCTGGGAGGAGCATGAGATAAGAACAATCGTCTCTTCTTTTCCGTGGTTCGACCAACGGGTGTCGCTTGACAACGACTACCTTCATTGGAATGTCACTGCCGACTTTCACACTAACTCCTCGTCCGGCGCCTCTTCCAACGCCCTCTATGTCAGTAAAAATATCATCCGCGACAACCGTTCGTTAGGCCTGCTTGTTATCGAAATGAACGGGTCATTGATCGAGCGGCTGCTGAACCGTGCGCAAATTCATGCGCAGAACGCTGTATTCATCGTTTCGGGAGAGGGTCAACTGCTGTTCCGCAACGAAAATATGCTGAAACCGCTGCAGGAAGACGCCGAATTGTTCAGTACAGCCACGCAGATTCTGAAGCGGGGCGATGATCACGGCACGCAGAATATTTCGTGGGCAGGCTCCCCGTATTACCTTATTTACAAGCAAATTTCATCGACGCCATGGACGATGTTCTCACTTATTCCGATGTATTCGTTCCATTCTGACAGCATGAATATTTGGCATACGACGGCGATTACGACCGCCATTTCGGTCGTGCTGATTGCCGCCTTCTTCTGCGTCCTGTATTTGAAGGTGACGCTGCCGATCGCGCAGCTGTCCCGGATCGTAAGAAAGGCGGGCCAAGGGCAGACGCCCGAGACGTATGCTTACAAGGGATTCAAGGAAATCGAAACGTTGAACCGCGGCATTTTCCGCTTTTTCGAGCAGATTCAGGAGCAGTTCCAAACGATCAAGCGTGGTGAAAACGAGAAGCGGAAGCTTGAGCTGCATCGGCTGCAGGAGCAGATGCGGCCGCATTTTTGGCATAATTCGTTGAACTCGCTGCGGTTTTTGGCTGTGCTGAACGGTGACAATCAGATGGCTGAGGCGATCCTTTCTTTAACCCGGATGCTTGACTATACACTAAGGAATACCGATGTGCTGTACAGCACACTGGAGGAGGAGAAGGATTATGCGATGAGCTTCGTACGGTTTCAGGAGATCCGGTCGATGCAGCAAATCCGGGTGAATCTGGAGCTGGACGAGCGGGCGATGCAGGCGCAAATTCCGAAGTTTACCCTGCAGCTCATTTTGGAAAATTCAATCATGCATGGCTTTGCTGCTCCTTTTGACAAAGAGCCATGGATCCGGGTCGTTGCAGAAACGGAAGACGAGCTTCTAATCCTTCGCATAACGGATAACGGCAACGGCATGGATCAAGCGACGCTGCAGCGGCTGTTCCAACCAGAGCGCAAGCAGCACAGGGCACGCCGGTCCTCGGGGCTAAGTCTCATCAATCTGCAGCAGAGGTTCCGATTGGAGTATGGCAGTGGCTTCGGCATTCGCGTCGCAAGCGAGCACGGTCAATTTACGGAAGTGACAATGACACTGCCTTTGATGACGACAGACAACGAGCAAGAAAGGGGCCCGATATGA
- a CDS encoding response regulator produces MKVMIVEDEILVRLGLRKSIPWSSLGLELVCEAKDGAEACDMFTRHLPDIVLVDIELPKMDGLKFIRFAKTHGSGTHFIVLTCHQDMKYMREAIKLQVTDFILKSTLDMKELCDILQNITLERLRDTSVDKAGLQDAAAAMPAEDFYRSWLNGSLRDSGQIRQQLAQMNVNRPVGRFIACVMQLDVRPPADHKLSDADIRSMGQQIGQLLMQQHGEHVLGSVEEMHMQRWHFIVSDRLAVSEMIQWMDTVKENAGIAFSVGWSASFVHPHEWRAYDRKAVELLQHQYYDAEGRLYTGEGQLGETLSELVHKAKKQIYDMIGSLRFAETRLMLADLLKELQRSPRLHPHIVKNMFTEFLFRIWSACEELAAGNPIANHQLVDQIYATQKLDQTVSLLLADMQRAERQLEMTNSVNDKTKIVVLVKQYIKNHLQQEISLQEIADTFHINRSYLSRLFREVSQMSFTEFVLYEKTELAIVMMQSGKSLTEISEKLGYLNLSSFTRMFKKVRGASPSLFVNYEPRATK; encoded by the coding sequence ATGAAGGTGATGATTGTTGAAGACGAAATCCTGGTGCGGCTTGGTTTAAGAAAATCGATTCCTTGGTCGTCACTCGGGCTGGAGTTGGTGTGCGAGGCCAAAGACGGAGCGGAAGCCTGCGACATGTTCACACGGCATCTTCCCGACATCGTGCTTGTCGACATCGAGCTTCCCAAGATGGATGGGCTGAAATTTATCCGTTTTGCCAAGACGCATGGGAGCGGGACGCATTTTATCGTATTGACCTGCCATCAGGATATGAAATATATGCGCGAAGCAATTAAACTCCAGGTGACTGATTTTATCTTAAAATCGACATTGGACATGAAAGAACTATGCGATATTTTGCAAAATATAACGTTGGAGCGGTTGCGTGATACATCTGTGGATAAGGCCGGACTGCAGGATGCCGCCGCCGCTATGCCCGCCGAGGATTTTTACCGCAGCTGGCTGAACGGATCGCTGCGCGATTCCGGGCAAATTCGGCAGCAGCTTGCGCAAATGAATGTGAACCGGCCGGTTGGACGGTTTATAGCCTGCGTCATGCAGCTCGATGTCCGCCCGCCCGCCGATCATAAGCTTTCCGATGCAGACATTCGCAGCATGGGACAGCAGATCGGGCAGCTGCTCATGCAGCAGCATGGAGAACACGTTCTGGGCAGCGTGGAAGAAATGCATATGCAGCGGTGGCATTTTATTGTGTCCGACCGATTGGCGGTCTCGGAGATGATCCAGTGGATGGATACGGTAAAAGAAAACGCCGGCATCGCATTTTCCGTCGGCTGGAGCGCTTCATTCGTCCATCCGCACGAGTGGCGGGCTTATGACCGCAAAGCGGTTGAGCTGCTCCAGCATCAATATTATGACGCGGAAGGACGTCTCTACACCGGGGAAGGCCAGCTTGGCGAAACGCTGTCCGAGCTGGTGCATAAAGCGAAAAAACAAATATACGACATGATCGGTTCACTGCGCTTTGCCGAAACAAGGCTTATGTTGGCCGATCTGCTGAAGGAACTGCAGCGCTCCCCCCGTTTGCATCCCCATATTGTTAAAAATATGTTTACGGAATTTTTGTTCCGCATTTGGTCTGCGTGCGAAGAACTGGCGGCTGGAAACCCGATCGCCAACCATCAGCTGGTCGATCAAATATACGCGACCCAGAAGCTCGATCAGACTGTCTCCCTGCTGCTGGCCGATATGCAAAGAGCCGAGCGCCAGCTGGAAATGACCAACTCGGTCAACGATAAAACGAAAATAGTCGTGCTTGTTAAACAATATATTAAAAATCATTTGCAGCAGGAAATTTCCCTGCAAGAAATTGCCGACACCTTCCACATCAACAGATCCTATCTGAGCCGGTTGTTTCGCGAGGTCAGCCAAATGAGCTTCACCGAATTCGTTTTATACGAAAAAACCGAGCTTGCAATCGTCATGATGCAGAGCGGCAAAAGCTTAACGGAAATATCCGAGAAGCTCGGGTATTTGAATTTGAGCTCATTCACGCGCATGTTTAAAAAGGTGCGGGGCGCATCGCCGTCCCTGTTCGTCAACTACGAGCCACGCGCCACAAAATGA